From Deltaproteobacteria bacterium:
GAACGATTCCCCTCTTCGGTTTGTCGCGTTTTGCAGCACTATCGATATTTGTCATATTTTTCTATTGTCTCGTTACGCTTGAACGGAGTCGACACCGGCTCGCAATTTACGAACCAGCTCAAGAACCCTCTTGGGACCATCGCCAGAAGCCATACCCGCTTCTAACTCCTTCACAACAGCTGAACCAACGACCACCCCATCAGCAATTCGAGCAGCCGCAGCAGCACTGGTGGCGTCACGTACCCCAAAGCCCAAGCAGCACGGTAAGTCGCTCACTGATTTTGCTGCGGCAATCATTGCCTCTGCCCCAGCAGTACTCTTCAGCGCACCGCCGGTTACACCCAGCATCGAAATCATATAGAGAAAACCGGTCGCCTGAGATGCAATATTCTTGGCCCGGACGTCTCCCGAACTTGGAGCAATTAGACTTATCCAATCCATGTCGCGCTTATGTACCGCGTCACGGCACTCGCCAGCTTCTTCCGGTGGCAAGTCCACAACCAAAAAGCCATCCGCCCCAGCGTCTTTAGCCATGTCGCACGACTTCTCAAACCCCGGCCATAAAAAGGGGTTGCTGTAGCCAAACAAAACAATCGGAATATCGGCATTGTAAGCACGAACTTGGCGAACCAACTCCAATGACTTCTCGAAAGTTGCACCGCCTTCAAGCGCACGAATCATTGCCCGTTGAATCACTGGGCCGTCGGCCAATGGATCTGAAAATGGTACACCCACCTCTAGAATATCGGCTCCGCCATCAATACAGGCCTTCGCTGCTGCTACAGAAGTTTCCAAGTCGGGGTCACAAGCAGTCATATAAATAACCAGCGCCTTGCGATTCTCTGCCTTTAAGCGAGCAAATGTTGGTTTTAACCTACTCATCGGCTTGGTCCTCTTTCTCACTTAGGAAACGTCGAAGTTCCATCATATCCTTATCACCGCGCCCCGAGATACCGACCAAAATGGATGAACCCGGGTTTTCCTTCGCTAGGTTAATAGCACATGCAACTGCATGAGCCGTCTCCAACGCACAGATGATACCTTCTGTTCGGGCCAAGATTTTTAGAGCGGCCACAGCCTCATCATCGTCAATACCAACGTAAGAGGCTCGACCCGTCTTTTGAAGCCAGCAGTGCTCAGGTCCAACTGCAGGATAATCTAACCCGGCTGCCACTGAATGCGGCGGCGCAACCTGACCTTCATTGGCCTGCAGCACCAGTGTTCTTGACCCGTGCAGAATTCCAAGCTGTCCCTTTGTGAGAGAAGCTGAATGGTCGACAGTATCGAGTCCATGACCCGCCGCTTCTGCACCAACAAGCTTCACTGCTTCGTCCTTAACGAAACTATGAAACAAACCGATAGCGTTTGAACCGCCGCCGACGCACGCCGTTACAAAATCAGGCAAGGAGCCATGCTGGTCAATCATTTGCTGACGTGCTTCCTCGCCTATGATTGCTTGCAGATCACGAACCATCATTGGATAAGGGTGTGGTCCCGCCGCTGAACCAACCAAATAATGGGTCGTATCAACATTGGACACCCAATCGCGCATGGCTTCGTTCATTGCATCCTTAAGGGTGCAAGTTCCCGTTTCGACAGACACAACCTTGGCGCCCAACATACGCATTCGCTCTACGTTCAAAGCTTGGCGCCGGATATCTTCCGAGCCCATATAAACGATGCACTCTAAACCAAAGATTGCACAAGCTGTGGCCGTTGCAACGCCATGCTGCCCCGCACCTGTCTCGGCAATAATCCGTTTCTTACCCATCCGCTCACATAGGAGCGCCTGGCCAAGTGTTTGATTAATCTTATGAGCACCCGTGTGGTTGAGGTCCTCTCGCTTCAAATAAATTTTGGCGCCATACTCTTCAGACAAACGGCTTGCGTAAGTGAGAAGACTCGGACGGCCCACTAATTTATTCAAGAGGTCCATGTACTGTTTTGCGAATTCCGGATCAGACCTCGCCTCAGTGTAAGCCTCTTCCAGCTGTAAAATTGCGGGCATCAGGATTTCCGGAACAAACCGTCCACCAAACTCGCCGTAACGGCCATTTTCATCAGGTCTATCTGCTACTACTTCAAACATAATCTACCCTAACTCATAGTTGGGCAAACGCTAGCCGCGCCTGCTCACAAAATAATCGAACTTTGACCGGGTCCTTACGCCCTGGGGACGACTCTACCCCGGAAGCTGTATCTACGCCCGCCGGCCTCACTGATGCAATCCGAGTACCCACATTATCGGGATTCAGGCCACCTGCAAGGACCATTTCCCGGGCATCACTCACGCGTTGCGCAAGTGCCAGCGGAGCCAACTTGCCCGTACCACCCTTTTGAACTTCGTCCCTTGCATCGACCAAGATAAATGGGCCGGATGCCTGCAACGCCGTTTGAACATGGTCTTCGTTTTGAATCCCCACCGCATAAAACGCTCGGGGACCCAGGGCCTCGATGTAGGAAGCAGGTTGTTCACCATGGAGTTGAACCCAATTTGGATTGCCTTGTTCAACCAAGGCCTTGAGTTCAGCCAACGGCATATCCACCGTAACCCAGACCGTTTCTATTCTATTCGCAGCTAACTTGGTCAAAGACAGCGCCCTTTGGGCCGTGACACTGCGAGGACTCTTCGCCCATAGATTGATTCCAACGGCAGTTGCTCCCGCTTTGATCAATACCTCGAGGTCTTCTTCGCAGGTAATCCCGCAGACCTTTATCCATGGCTTCCTAAGCTTCATCCGCACCGGCCATCAATCGCAAAAGCTCTGCTTCTGGGTTATCGGAGGCAGCAATATGCCCCCCAATCAGAAACGAGCGGAATCCGCCGTTCCATAACTCACCTAATCGTTCGGGAGTGGAAATACCACTTTCAGCGACCGCTACGCGATCCGAAGGGATCTCACTGCGTAAATCGAGCGCACGGCTCGGGTCCAGCACCAGTGTCGATAGATTGCGATGGTTCACGCCAATCACTGCACCCTCGAGTTCCAATGCCATCTCAAGTTCCTCGGGCTCGTGGACTTCAACCAAAGCGTCCATCCCAAGCTCACGGGTTCTTGCATAACAGGCACTTAGAGTTTCCCGGGAATGGCAGCGAACCATTAAAAGAAGAGCGTCGGCGCCCAAATGGCGACTTTCATCCACTTGCCAAGGATCAATAATGAAATCTTTTCTGATCACGGGCAGTCCGGTTGCTTGTTTGCAGGCCTCAACCAATCCCGGATCCCCCCAAAACGAGTGAATGTCGGTTAATACCGAGAGAGCCGCCGCGCCAGCTGAGGCGTACGCCCGGGCCAAAGCAAGAGGGTCCCAGTCGCCGGGCTTATCCCCGGGCCTCAGCACGCCTTTTGACGGCGACGCCCTTTTGATTTCAGCAATAATTCCAGGACCTTGGGCCGCCTTCAGCGCATCTGAGAATCCTTTAATGGGGCTTCCCGTCTTGGCCAGTTCAACCATTAAGGCATCGGGCATCCGTTGCCGCGCCAACGCCAAATCCTGGCGTTTTCGTTCAATAATTTCCTCCAAGACACCCACAGTCAGCAACCTCCTTGGCAATCCGAAGACGCATCGCCACACCGTGTCATAGTGTCCCTGTGTACGTCCGTCAAACGACCATTAGGTCGATTCACACAAAATTGCCCGCTTCGGAGGGTG
This genomic window contains:
- a CDS encoding tryptophan synthase subunit alpha; this translates as MSRLKPTFARLKAENRKALVIYMTACDPDLETSVAAAKACIDGGADILEVGVPFSDPLADGPVIQRAMIRALEGGATFEKSLELVRQVRAYNADIPIVLFGYSNPFLWPGFEKSCDMAKDAGADGFLVVDLPPEEAGECRDAVHKRDMDWISLIAPSSGDVRAKNIASQATGFLYMISMLGVTGGALKSTAGAEAMIAAAKSVSDLPCCLGFGVRDATSAAAAARIADGVVVGSAVVKELEAGMASGDGPKRVLELVRKLRAGVDSVQA
- a CDS encoding indole-3-glycerol-phosphate synthase, whose product is MGVLEEIIERKRQDLALARQRMPDALMVELAKTGSPIKGFSDALKAAQGPGIIAEIKRASPSKGVLRPGDKPGDWDPLALARAYASAGAAALSVLTDIHSFWGDPGLVEACKQATGLPVIRKDFIIDPWQVDESRHLGADALLLMVRCHSRETLSACYARTRELGMDALVEVHEPEELEMALELEGAVIGVNHRNLSTLVLDPSRALDLRSEIPSDRVAVAESGISTPERLGELWNGGFRSFLIGGHIAASDNPEAELLRLMAGADEA
- the trpB gene encoding tryptophan synthase subunit beta: MFEVVADRPDENGRYGEFGGRFVPEILMPAILQLEEAYTEARSDPEFAKQYMDLLNKLVGRPSLLTYASRLSEEYGAKIYLKREDLNHTGAHKINQTLGQALLCERMGKKRIIAETGAGQHGVATATACAIFGLECIVYMGSEDIRRQALNVERMRMLGAKVVSVETGTCTLKDAMNEAMRDWVSNVDTTHYLVGSAAGPHPYPMMVRDLQAIIGEEARQQMIDQHGSLPDFVTACVGGGSNAIGLFHSFVKDEAVKLVGAEAAGHGLDTVDHSASLTKGQLGILHGSRTLVLQANEGQVAPPHSVAAGLDYPAVGPEHCWLQKTGRASYVGIDDDEAVAALKILARTEGIICALETAHAVACAINLAKENPGSSILVGISGRGDKDMMELRRFLSEKEDQADE
- a CDS encoding phosphoribosylanthranilate isomerase produces the protein MKLRKPWIKVCGITCEEDLEVLIKAGATAVGINLWAKSPRSVTAQRALSLTKLAANRIETVWVTVDMPLAELKALVEQGNPNWVQLHGEQPASYIEALGPRAFYAVGIQNEDHVQTALQASGPFILVDARDEVQKGGTGKLAPLALAQRVSDAREMVLAGGLNPDNVGTRIASVRPAGVDTASGVESSPGRKDPVKVRLFCEQARLAFAQL